In Vanessa tameamea isolate UH-Manoa-2023 chromosome 25, ilVanTame1 primary haplotype, whole genome shotgun sequence, a single window of DNA contains:
- the LOC113401838 gene encoding divergent protein kinase domain 2A: protein MNKKNYNNMLLRRRFCKRVILMVTAFAISFYASVLLFGGFKGPQVMQLTDLNRCPACYGVTVCPELYSNQITLEYSHWSNMFNAKNIFYGYTKSSRRVVLKKLAHDWELSEFDTKICKTFNLKYNCKPIELLNVSNVDDKVLKTVEYNITWPDAEPRKGLVLCPYAYSLYELLQPIINNRKGNYKSEMLNIWTILNINPEPIILQVIPKSKGWPVPPYGGVCGRLEVVGYEGEPLSTLHHVAWHRKLKYAQKILEAAMDFTFKHDRFRFYLMDWSLDNIVANEKDEITFIDLEDLVILDKHISPKKDLPDWYKRYSRDIMGSGFTFSIENMCKHHLSDHNLWAACYILAGDENPLLYPIPKEINSSRPHFDRLLSACLNGDDRFRTISKLQHVIEEMLTDKQVLGFGIR from the exons atgaataaaaaaaattacaacaacaTGCTTTTACGACGTAGATTTTGTAAGCGAGTTATCCTTATGGTAACTGCCTTTGCTATATCGTTTTACGCTTCTGTTCTTTTGTTTGGAGGTTTTAAAGGCCCTCAAGTGATGCAACTCACAGATCTAAACCGTTGCCCAGCTTGTTACGGGGTTACCGTCTGTCCtgaattatattcaaatcaaataacaTTAGAATACTCTCATTGGTCTAACATGTTCAAtgctaagaatatattttatggctATACAAAATCGAGCCGACGTGTAGTATTAAAAAAGCTTGCACACGACTGGGAATTGAGCGAGTTTGATACgaaaatttgtaaaacattcaatttaaaatataattgtaagcCCATTGAACTTCTTAATGTTTCCAATGTCGatgataaagtattaaaaactgTGGAGTATAACATAACTTGGCCTGATGCTGAGCCAAGAAAAGGATTAGTTTTGTGTCCTTATGCATATAGTCTGTATGAGTTACTACAGCCTATTATAAACAACAGAAAAGGAAATTATAAAtctgaaatgttaaatatttggacaatactaaatattaaccCAGAACCAATTATTTTGcag GTGATACCCAAATCTAAAGGATGGCCAGTGCCACCCTATGGGGGAGTGTGTGGTAGATTGGAAGTTGTCGGTTATGAAGGTGAACCTCTCTCAACACTCCACCATGTAGCTTGGCACAGGAAATTAAAGTATGCACAGAAAATATTAGAAGCTGCTATggattttacttttaaacatgACAG ATTTCGTTTTTATCTAATGGATTGGTCCCTTGATAACATAGTTGCTAATGAAAAGGATGAAATCACATTCATAGATTTAGAAGATTTAGTAATACTTGATAAACATATATCCCCAAAAAAGGACCTGCCTGATTGGTATAAACGCTATAGCCGAGATATCATGGGTTCCGGATTTacattttcaattgaaaatatgtGCAAACATCATCTCAGTGACCATAACTTGTGGGCCGCTTGTTATATTCTGGCCGGCGATGAAAATCCATTATTGTATCCTATACCCAAGGAGATTAATTCGTCAAGACCTCATTTTGATAGATTATTAAGTGCCTGCCTTAATGGTGATGACAGATTTCGAACGATAAGCAAGCTCCAACATGTTATTGAAGAAATGTTAACAGATAAACAGGTTTTAGGATTTGGAATAAGATGA